In Armatimonadota bacterium, the genomic stretch AACTGCTCCGACTTCCGACGAATCTTCTTCTCGAGAAATTGATAGCCTTTGCTCGGTCCGGTTCGGGTAACGCCGCCTTCGCAGTGTTCCGCCTTGGCGAAAAGCTCATCGAGGTCTCGCTTGTCCTCCTCCGTGAATAATCTGTCCGCAATCTCCCAGTAGACGATGGGTTCCCCTGAAGATGTCCAGCAACTGAAGTCCGGCTTTGAGCCTTCAATCGGCTTTTCATGTTCAAATTCGAGCCTCCAATACTTTAAATATTGCTCAAAGACACTTTCGGAATTCTTCATCGACATTTAATCTATTCAACCTCGAAGCTGCATGCCGATGTTCTACCCCGGCTTGGGAAGCAAGAGCGTCTATGGCTTGCTAGGCCCAAACGAGGTTAGCCGTACTCTGTTAGTGTGGATGATTCAGGGATGTACAATTTTGGTCTCTCGAATGACTCTCAAATGACTCTCAAATGACTCTCAAATGGGGAAGAATATGATAGATGCTCAGGCACGTAGGTAGATTCAAACGAGTGAGTTTGAACCGCCCAAAACTCCCTTGAGGTGGTAGTGCTCACAAGGCGTGAAGGTTCGAGTCCTTTCCCGCGCACCAAATCCACTTGAAACTCTTTCCGGTAATCAGCCGTGTAGACTTGTGCTCGCTTTTGTTAAGCATTCTAGTCAGAGGTAGCTGAGCTTTCCTGGCCGCTGAGTACGATGGTTTCATGAATCGCCTGTACTACTACGTCTCACAAGGCATGCACAGTGAGGTCAAAGCACTCATCGCCAGCGGAGCAGATGTCAATGGGGAGGTAGCAAACCTAACTCCGCTTGATGAAGCCGTAAACAACAACGACGTTCGGATGGTCCAGATCCTGACTGAGGCGGGGGCGAACGTGAACCATGGCCATCCAAGAACGGGGAATACAGCCCTTTCTAGCGCCGTAACGAAAGATATTCGAATTATTGAGATGCTTCTTCAAGCAGGGGCAGATGTCGAGGGGGGCAAAACTAAAGGCACTCCGCTCTGCTTTGCTGCTGCATTTCGAAAGCGAGAAGCTTATGATCGACTCATCGCGGCGGGAGCGAATCCTCAAGCTATGATGCACGGCCTGGCCGCTCGCGAGGAGATCGAAAAACCTTCTCTCTCAGAGGAATCCATGAAAGTTCACGAGCGCATGCAAGCCGAGAACCAGCGACCGGATCGACACGCTGACACCATTCGTCAAATGATGTCTCACCACCCTACAGCGGAGGAATACGCCGCTCATCGTGGTCGGGGCATCTATGTCTTCTCCCTGCACCAAGGAGTCTTCAATGATCCAGAGGTCGAAACCTGGGCCAAGCGTCTCGCCGAAATCATCTTTACCCCCGGATTACTGGCCCAAATGGAGGAGAAGTATCTCGTTGGCGAAGAACTCGACGCGGCCAGAAGAGAGCGCAATCGATTGGAGCGATGGGGCGCTCGACAGGCCGCAAAAGAGCGACGAATAGCTGAGTCGAATCAAGCATGGGAGTCCTAGCCCACTTGATGCTCTGGAGTCCTCGACTCCGCTGGCTCAAATGACTCGTCGCCTACAATCCACAATCCACAATTCACAATCCCAACCGAGAACCGAGAACCGAGAACCGAAATCCGACGAGAATCAATAAACAAGGTTGACAAAATGCCCGTGGCGTCGCCTATAAGTGATGACGAAGATTTCCGTACCGCGGCTGACACTCCGCGAAGAGATCGATGCTGTTCAACGTTGCTCGAACTTCTTTTGAGTGTGCGCGGTTCACCGCCGCTTTACACCTCCCGAGTCATCGAAAGTAGAGCTTCCAAAAACCCTAGATCGAAACCCAAAATGAGAAGCCCGGCTCAATCAATCAACTCCCAACTCAATACCATGTCCCCACTTGTCCCCACCAAAAACACAAAATGAGCTGCCCGTTGAACCCAATTCCCCACTAAAATGCGTCGCAGTTCTTTCGAACAATGCCGACTGCCACCCGCCTTCTCAAAACCCCCGGTAACATCCACCGAGCAATGTCCCACGAACTCCGTTTCCGCCAGGTCCACCTCGACTTCCACACCTCCGAGCACATCCCCGGAATTGGAAGTGAATTCGACCCAGACCAATTCGTCCATACGCTTTCGGAAGCCGCAGTTGACAGCATCACCTGCTTCAGCCGCTGCCATCACGGCTACATTTATCACGACACCAATCTGCCCTATCAGCATCCTGATCTGAAGTGCAACATGCTCATCGAGCAAGTGAGGGCGTGCCACAAAGCTGACATCAAAGTTCCTGTCTATATCACGGCCGGCTGGGACCACCTTCAATCGACTCTGCACCCGGAGTGGAACCAAGTCGATTCGACCGGGAAAATGCGCGGCCGAGAGCCACTCACCAACGGCTGGGGTTGGTACTACCTCGACTTCGCCTCGCCCTACGTTGATTATTTGGAACAGCAAACCGCAGAAATCTGCGAAATGCTCGGTGACGAACTCGATGGAGTGTTCTTCGACATCATCCACCAGCTCTATGTTCACAGCGCAGCGTGCATGGCACGGTTCGACCAACTCGGCTGGGATCCCACCAGTGAAGCCGACCAAAAGCGCCTGGGATTCCTTGTGCTGAAGGAACTCACCGACCGGCTCTACGCCGTCGTACGGCGGTACAGCAAAACTGCAACCGTCTTCTTCAACGGTGGACACATCGGTCCTGACTTCCGCGAACGTCTTGCCAACTACACCCACATGGAAGTCGAGTCGCTCCCTTCTGGTGGATGGGGCTACATGCACTTCCCGATGACTGCGCGATACACCCGCACTTTCGGGCTCGACTTCTTGGGAATGACTGGAAAATTCAGCGAATCCTGGGGTCATTTCCAAAGCTACAAGAACCAAGCCGCCCTAGAGTTCGAATGCTTCTCCGCCCTCGCTCAAGGTGGAAAGTGCTCGGTAGGTGACCAACTTCCGCCACGAGGCGTTCTCGACTCCGAAACATACAAACTGATCGGCTCCGTATACCGCCAAGTGCGCGATGTCGAGCCGTGGTGCATCGGAGCCAGGGCGCTCACCGAGATCGCAGTTGTTAACTCCGAAGGCTATCAAAAGACCACGGAACGCATAGACCCACGAAACCTTGGCGCCGCTCGAATCCTGATGGAAGGCCATCACCAGTTCGACTTCGTCGATCTCTCGGCCGACCTCAGCAAGTATTCCGTTTTGATTCTCACAGACGGCTTGGCGATAACCGACATGAAGCCGGTTGAAAAGTTTATGGCCCGTGGCGGCAAAGTAATCGTAGCTGCTGAAACTCTGCTAGATGAAAATGGTGCGGTTCACAAGGCGTTCCAATCAGCAGTGTCCAAGGCAAATGGTGACCTGCCGTACTCACCTGATTTCCTTAGGCTTGCTGGATCCGAGACGGACTACGTCATGTACGAGAAAGGAGTATTGCTTCAAGCTACCCCTGGAGCCGAAAGCTTGGCAACGATCTCGGAACCCTACTTCAATCGAACCTACGCCACCTTCTGCTCCCACGCCCACACCCCGGTGAACGAGGCGACCGACAAGCCGGGAGCGATCCGTAAAGATAATCTGGTGGTCTTTGCGCACCCCGTCTTCAGCACATACGCCAAGCACAGCATGAGCTTCCACCGTGATCTCGTGCTCGGTTCTTTGAAGACACTGTTGCCGACACCACTGCTGGAAGTCGACGGGCCAACCAGCCTCCAAGCCTCGATCACCCAACAGGGCGACCGACGCATCGTTCACCTCCTGCACTACATCCCCGAGCGGCGTGGTCTGAAGTTCGACGTCGTGGAAGATCGCATGGTGATCACGTCAACCGAAGTTCGAGTTCGGGGCACGGCAAAGTCGGTGACTCTTGTCCCCTCGGGCGAAAGTTTGAGCTTCGAGCAACGCGGCGACCAAGTCGCCTTCACGATTCCCCAGAGCGACGGAAAGCTGATGGTCTGCATCGACTAAGCAGATTCAATCTTTCCAGGACACTTTTTGGAAACGTCGCTGAGCCCACCCGGGATTTCGGCGACGTTTTCGAACCCTGCCTTTTTGAGAATCGAGACGGCTATCGGTGACCGGTTTCCTCCTGCGCAGTGAACTACAACGCGTGAATCGCGGGGAACTTCGTCGAGTCTTTGCGAGAGGTAGCCCAACGGGATGTGGTGAGCGACTTTCATGTGTGCGTCATTCCACTCGCTCTGCCCGCGCACGTCTAGCACATACTCCTCGTTCGTCACCTGACCACAGGTCGTCAGCTTGAAAGGCTCAACCTTGTCAGGTGCTGGCATCCATCCGCTCGCAACATCGAGACCGATGGTCGCCATGTCTCGCGCCACACGATTGGCTTGGCTTTGGGAGTCTGCGATCAGCACAATCGGAACATCGTAGTTGAGGAGCCAACCCGCCCAGGTGATGAGCCCCTTATTGTCTGGTAGCGCCAACGTGCCGGAAACATAACCTTCTCGAATCGCCGAGCCCGCCCGGACATCGACAATATCCTTGCTGCCTGCTGATT encodes the following:
- a CDS encoding alpha-amylase family protein; the encoded protein is MSHELRFRQVHLDFHTSEHIPGIGSEFDPDQFVHTLSEAAVDSITCFSRCHHGYIYHDTNLPYQHPDLKCNMLIEQVRACHKADIKVPVYITAGWDHLQSTLHPEWNQVDSTGKMRGREPLTNGWGWYYLDFASPYVDYLEQQTAEICEMLGDELDGVFFDIIHQLYVHSAACMARFDQLGWDPTSEADQKRLGFLVLKELTDRLYAVVRRYSKTATVFFNGGHIGPDFRERLANYTHMEVESLPSGGWGYMHFPMTARYTRTFGLDFLGMTGKFSESWGHFQSYKNQAALEFECFSALAQGGKCSVGDQLPPRGVLDSETYKLIGSVYRQVRDVEPWCIGARALTEIAVVNSEGYQKTTERIDPRNLGAARILMEGHHQFDFVDLSADLSKYSVLILTDGLAITDMKPVEKFMARGGKVIVAAETLLDENGAVHKAFQSAVSKANGDLPYSPDFLRLAGSETDYVMYEKGVLLQATPGAESLATISEPYFNRTYATFCSHAHTPVNEATDKPGAIRKDNLVVFAHPVFSTYAKHSMSFHRDLVLGSLKTLLPTPLLEVDGPTSLQASITQQGDRRIVHLLHYIPERRGLKFDVVEDRMVITSTEVRVRGTAKSVTLVPSGESLSFEQRGDQVAFTIPQSDGKLMVCID